One genomic region from Flexibacter flexilis DSM 6793 encodes:
- a CDS encoding L-threonylcarbamoyladenylate synthase, translating to MSAEFIKIYPENPDMRRIEQVVRCLREGGVIIYPTDTVYGMGCDIHNQRAIERIARIKGIKPEKANFSFICYDLSHLSEYTKGVDTPIFKLMKKALPGPFTFILEANTKVPKLLNNKKKTVGIRIPDHNVPRQIVKELGHPILTTSIRDEDEVIEYSTDPELIYEKYQHLVDLVIDGGYGNNVASTIVDCSEGEPEIVRQGLGDIEQYL from the coding sequence ATGAGTGCTGAATTTATAAAAATCTACCCCGAAAACCCCGACATGCGCCGTATCGAGCAAGTAGTTCGTTGTCTGCGCGAAGGCGGCGTAATCATTTACCCCACCGATACGGTGTACGGTATGGGTTGCGACATACACAACCAACGCGCCATTGAGCGCATCGCACGCATCAAAGGTATCAAGCCCGAAAAGGCCAATTTCTCGTTTATTTGCTACGATTTGAGCCACCTTTCGGAATATACCAAAGGCGTGGACACGCCTATTTTTAAGTTAATGAAAAAGGCTTTGCCTGGCCCGTTTACTTTTATTTTGGAAGCAAATACGAAAGTGCCCAAGCTGCTGAACAACAAAAAGAAAACCGTTGGGATCAGGATTCCTGACCATAACGTTCCGCGCCAAATCGTCAAGGAACTTGGGCACCCGATTCTGACTACGTCCATTCGCGATGAAGACGAAGTAATCGAGTATTCCACTGACCCTGAGTTGATTTACGAAAAATATCAGCACTTAGTTGATCTGGTCATAGACGGCGGCTATGGCAACAACGTGGCCTCTACAATCGTGGATTGTAGCGAAGGCGAACCCGAAATTGTGCGTCAGGGCTTAGGCGACATCGAACAATATTTATAG
- a CDS encoding ABC transporter permease: MINRRLKDAVFVPLLAYLMLIVGFIVFSLYLFSKTEFAQYIYVFYALVLIGKLSEIRRTEFLKLCFGNVKLKKIRIIENIICSFPFLLFLLYKQFFLLAFILFISTIFLPFVNFRTTFNFVIWTPFSKQPFEFIIGFRNTFYLFFIAYILGIVAVYINNFNLGAFSILLVFLTTLSYYTKPENEYYVWIFNGNSRNFILQKIKISIFFSTLIVLPIIVILLIYYPQNVGIILLLLLIGWAFLISIIAAKYSAYPDEMNIPQGIFFALCIWFPPILILVIPYLFKKAENRLKYLLK; the protein is encoded by the coding sequence ATGATAAACCGCAGATTAAAAGACGCGGTCTTTGTACCATTATTGGCATACCTTATGTTGATAGTTGGGTTTATTGTTTTTTCTCTTTATTTGTTTAGCAAAACGGAATTTGCACAATATATTTATGTGTTTTATGCGCTGGTACTTATCGGCAAACTTTCAGAAATCCGAAGAACTGAATTTTTAAAGCTTTGCTTTGGGAACGTAAAACTAAAAAAAATAAGAATAATAGAGAATATCATTTGTTCATTTCCATTTCTGTTGTTTCTATTATATAAACAGTTTTTTCTTTTGGCATTTATCTTGTTTATATCGACAATATTTTTACCTTTTGTAAATTTTCGTACAACTTTTAATTTTGTCATTTGGACTCCATTTTCAAAGCAACCATTTGAGTTTATAATAGGGTTTCGAAATACTTTTTATTTGTTTTTTATAGCATATATTTTAGGAATTGTTGCTGTTTATATAAATAATTTTAATCTTGGAGCTTTTTCAATTTTACTTGTTTTTTTAACTACATTAAGTTATTATACAAAACCTGAAAATGAGTATTATGTTTGGATTTTCAATGGAAATTCTAGAAATTTTATACTTCAAAAAATTAAAATATCCATTTTTTTTTCAACTTTGATTGTATTGCCAATTATAGTCATTCTTTTAATTTATTATCCTCAAAATGTGGGAATAATTTTACTTTTATTATTGATTGGTTGGGCTTTTTTAATTAGCATAATAGCCGCTAAGTATTCTGCGTACCCTGATGAAATGAATATACCTCAAGGTATCTTTTTTGCTCTTTGTATTTGGTTTCCTCCGATATTAATTCTTGTAATTCCTTATCTTTTTAAAAAAGCAGAAAATCGCCTTAAGTATTTATTAAAATGA
- a CDS encoding tetratricopeptide repeat protein produces the protein MPELALFLVVLSSTNKYKIYIRMNIRHLLIIVGLFGAIAANAQQKMLLTDPQVKIDATNAVNALYNFKFEKADRDFRWLKFKYPEHPMPYFLLGLAEWWKIMPNPNDETHDDAFFAYMDTTISKAEVMLDQSKTNKNVEACFFLSAAHGFKGRLHSERHNWSRATNAGRNALNYLQKNREDSAATFGSEFLFGDALFNYYAVWIHDNYRWLRPVLSFFPNGNKELGIKQLETVSRNAFYTRVEAQYYLARIYYNDENQPEKALPILEYLAATFPDNAYFQRLYARITYSQGHIDKCEKTSLDILDKIQKKMPGYESTSGRYASFFLGYIFKYRYRNAAKSKEYFQMAINFAKDTKSTETGYYLYALQYLAQAAEEEKNYSLARDYYETIKDDADSDHECYKFAKKKIKELKRK, from the coding sequence ATGCCTGAATTGGCATTGTTTTTGGTAGTTTTGTCATCAACAAACAAATACAAAATCTATATCCGCATGAATATCAGACATTTGTTAATTATCGTCGGACTTTTTGGAGCAATCGCGGCCAACGCCCAACAAAAAATGTTGCTCACCGACCCACAAGTTAAAATAGATGCCACCAACGCCGTGAACGCGTTATACAATTTTAAATTTGAAAAGGCCGACCGCGATTTTCGTTGGCTCAAATTCAAATACCCAGAGCACCCAATGCCGTATTTTTTGTTGGGGCTGGCCGAATGGTGGAAAATTATGCCCAATCCTAACGACGAAACCCATGACGATGCGTTTTTTGCGTACATGGACACGACCATTTCCAAAGCAGAAGTAATGCTTGACCAGTCCAAAACCAACAAAAATGTAGAAGCTTGTTTCTTTTTGTCGGCGGCGCATGGCTTCAAAGGCCGCCTGCATTCCGAACGTCACAACTGGAGCAGAGCCACCAACGCAGGCCGCAACGCATTGAATTATTTGCAAAAAAACCGCGAAGACAGTGCAGCTACTTTTGGTTCTGAGTTCTTATTTGGTGATGCGCTTTTCAATTATTATGCCGTATGGATACACGACAACTACCGTTGGTTGCGCCCTGTGCTTTCTTTTTTTCCGAACGGGAATAAAGAGTTGGGCATAAAGCAGTTGGAAACTGTATCGCGTAACGCGTTTTATACGCGTGTGGAAGCTCAATATTATTTGGCACGCATTTATTATAACGACGAAAATCAACCCGAAAAGGCTTTGCCTATTTTGGAATATTTGGCTGCGACTTTCCCCGACAATGCCTATTTCCAAAGGCTTTACGCGCGTATCACGTACTCGCAAGGCCACATAGACAAATGTGAAAAAACTTCGCTGGATATTTTGGATAAAATTCAAAAGAAAATGCCAGGTTATGAGTCCACCAGTGGGCGTTATGCTTCGTTTTTCTTGGGTTATATTTTCAAATATCGCTACCGCAACGCGGCCAAATCCAAAGAATATTTCCAGATGGCGATCAATTTTGCCAAAGACACCAAATCCACCGAAACGGGTTATTATTTGTACGCTTTGCAATATTTGGCGCAGGCTGCCGAAGAAGAAAAAAATTATTCGTTGGCCAGAGATTATTACGAAACCATCAAGGACGATGCCGACTCCGATCATGAATGTTATAAGTTTGCCAAGAAAAAAATCAAAGAACTAAAACGCAAGTAA
- the acs gene encoding acetate--CoA ligase, whose protein sequence is MINRINSFGEYWSAYNESVQNPEQFWANQAESFFWRKKWDSVLEWNFEEPSVKWYGGSLHNITENCLDRHLFTRGNQTAIIWEPNDPTQAAQHITYKELHERVCKAANILKNNGVKKGDRVCIYMPMVPELAVSVLACARIGAIHSVVFAGFSASSLADRLNDAEATVVLTSDGAYRGNKSIDIKGIVDEALAKSPTVKRSIVLRYANTPVTFTEGRDIWWHEEEAKASAICEAEPMEAEDMLFILYTSGSTGKPKGVVHTTAGYMVYAGYTFANVFQYNDGDVYWCTADVGWITGHSYLVYGPLLNGATTVMFEGIPTYPDASRFWKVIEKHKVNIFYTAPTAIRSLQGFGLEYVEGHDLSSLRVLGSVGEPINEEAWHWYHDHIGKGHCPITDTWWQTETGGIMIAPLAGVTPTKPSFATLPLPGIQPVLVDEKGEELVGNGVEGNLCIKFPWPSMIRTTYGDHERCRLNYFSTYAGMYFTGDGCRRDEDGYYRILGRVDDVINVSGHRMGTAEVENAINEHLAVVESAVVGYPHDIKGQGIYAFVICDTHVPMESSLLKSEIIATVSKIIGPIAKPDKIQIVKGLPKTRSGKIMRRILRKVAEGDISNLGDTSTLLDPTVVEDIVAGAKLV, encoded by the coding sequence ATGATTAACCGAATTAACTCTTTTGGAGAATATTGGAGTGCATACAATGAAAGCGTGCAAAACCCAGAGCAATTTTGGGCAAATCAGGCCGAATCTTTCTTCTGGAGAAAAAAATGGGATTCGGTGTTGGAATGGAACTTCGAAGAACCAAGTGTAAAATGGTATGGAGGAAGTTTGCACAACATTACGGAAAACTGTTTAGACCGTCATTTGTTCACGCGTGGCAATCAAACCGCCATTATTTGGGAACCGAACGATCCTACTCAAGCGGCTCAACATATCACTTACAAAGAGCTTCATGAGCGCGTATGTAAAGCGGCCAATATTTTAAAAAACAATGGCGTAAAAAAAGGCGATCGCGTTTGTATTTATATGCCAATGGTGCCTGAGTTAGCTGTTTCGGTGTTGGCTTGTGCGCGTATTGGTGCTATCCACTCTGTAGTTTTTGCAGGTTTTTCGGCTTCTTCATTAGCCGACCGCCTCAACGATGCCGAAGCAACCGTAGTGCTTACTTCGGACGGTGCGTATCGTGGCAATAAAAGCATTGATATTAAAGGAATCGTGGATGAGGCTTTGGCTAAAAGCCCAACCGTAAAGCGTTCTATTGTTTTGCGTTATGCCAATACGCCTGTAACATTCACAGAAGGCCGCGATATTTGGTGGCACGAAGAAGAAGCCAAAGCAAGTGCTATTTGTGAAGCAGAACCAATGGAAGCAGAAGATATGCTTTTCATCCTTTATACTTCTGGCTCTACAGGCAAGCCTAAAGGCGTAGTACATACGACGGCTGGTTACATGGTGTACGCGGGTTATACTTTCGCCAACGTGTTCCAATACAACGACGGTGACGTATATTGGTGTACTGCCGATGTGGGTTGGATTACTGGTCACTCATACTTGGTATATGGCCCATTGCTCAACGGTGCAACAACCGTTATGTTTGAAGGCATCCCGACTTATCCAGACGCAAGCCGTTTCTGGAAAGTAATTGAAAAACATAAAGTTAATATTTTCTATACAGCTCCTACCGCTATCCGTTCATTGCAAGGCTTTGGTTTGGAATATGTAGAAGGCCACGATCTTAGCTCTTTGCGTGTGTTGGGTTCGGTGGGCGAGCCTATCAACGAAGAGGCTTGGCACTGGTACCATGACCACATCGGCAAAGGCCACTGTCCTATCACGGATACTTGGTGGCAAACCGAGACAGGTGGCATCATGATTGCGCCTTTGGCGGGTGTTACGCCAACCAAACCATCTTTTGCTACTTTGCCATTGCCAGGTATTCAGCCTGTTTTGGTGGACGAAAAAGGCGAAGAATTGGTAGGCAATGGCGTAGAAGGCAATTTGTGTATCAAATTCCCTTGGCCTTCGATGATTCGTACAACCTACGGAGACCATGAGCGTTGTCGCTTGAATTACTTCTCTACTTATGCAGGAATGTATTTCACGGGTGACGGCTGCCGCCGCGACGAGGACGGTTATTACCGCATCTTAGGCCGCGTGGACGACGTAATCAACGTGTCTGGCCACCGCATGGGTACGGCAGAAGTAGAAAACGCCATCAACGAACATTTGGCCGTAGTGGAATCGGCGGTAGTAGGCTATCCGCACGACATCAAAGGACAAGGCATTTATGCTTTCGTGATTTGTGATACACACGTGCCAATGGAAAGCAGTTTGCTCAAGTCCGAGATTATCGCGACGGTAAGCAAAATTATTGGGCCAATCGCTAAACCTGATAAAATTCAGATAGTGAAAGGTTTACCAAAAACGCGTTCGGGTAAGATTATGCGCCGCATCCTGCGTAAAGTAGCAGAAGGCGACATTTCTAACTTGGGCGATACCTCTACGCTACTCGACCCAACGGTAGTAGAAGACATCGTAGCAGGTGCTAAATTAGTTTAG
- a CDS encoding DUF59 domain-containing protein, with the protein MITTEHELDPQIIAAIKSVYDPEIPVDIYELGLIYEIKVYPINNVYVRMTLTSPSCPSAGTLPGEVEMAIRAVPEVQDVQIELTFDPPYSQDMMSEIARLELGFM; encoded by the coding sequence ATGATAACGACCGAACACGAATTAGACCCTCAAATTATAGCCGCCATCAAAAGCGTTTACGACCCCGAAATCCCAGTGGACATTTACGAATTGGGGTTGATTTATGAGATCAAGGTCTATCCCATCAACAATGTTTATGTACGCATGACGCTCACTTCGCCTTCTTGCCCGTCGGCGGGAACGCTGCCTGGTGAAGTGGAAATGGCCATTAGAGCCGTGCCAGAGGTGCAAGATGTACAAATTGAACTTACTTTTGACCCGCCTTACAGCCAAGACATGATGTCGGAAATTGCGCGTTTGGAATTGGGCTTTATGTAA
- a CDS encoding HD domain-containing protein, with amino-acid sequence MLKDFFFDLIRNYTDNENTINYLWNEIEKNYSNHRRYYHTLQHLENLLVQLVEVKEKIQNWNIILFSIYYHDAIYNVLKSDNEQRSAALAEKRMLQIGVDNQIINICKMQIMATQSHAQSADNDTNYFTDADLSVLGQSWNIYEIYYKNVRKEYIIYPDIIYNSGRKKVLHHFLSMDRIFKTEFFNSKLENQAKENLQKELYLLK; translated from the coding sequence ATGTTAAAAGATTTTTTTTTTGATCTTATAAGAAATTATACAGATAATGAAAATACGATCAATTATTTATGGAATGAAATAGAAAAAAACTATTCCAATCATAGACGATATTATCATACATTACAACATCTAGAAAACCTTTTAGTGCAATTAGTGGAAGTAAAAGAAAAAATACAAAATTGGAATATTATTTTATTTTCAATTTACTATCACGACGCTATTTACAATGTATTAAAATCTGATAACGAGCAAAGAAGCGCGGCACTTGCTGAAAAAAGAATGCTACAAATTGGGGTAGATAACCAAATAATAAACATTTGTAAAATGCAAATTATGGCGACGCAATCGCATGCCCAATCTGCTGATAATGATACCAATTATTTTACAGATGCTGACCTTTCTGTATTAGGCCAATCATGGAATATATACGAAATATATTACAAAAATGTAAGAAAAGAATATATTATTTATCCAGACATTATTTATAATTCAGGTCGAAAAAAAGTGTTGCATCATTTTTTGTCGATGGATCGAATTTTTAAAACAGAATTTTTTAATTCTAAACTAGAAAATCAAGCAAAAGAAAATTTACAAAAAGAATTATATTTATTGAAATAA
- a CDS encoding thioredoxin domain-containing protein — MKHTPNRLINESSPYLLQHAYNPVQWYPWGKEALDLAASQDKPILVSIGYAACHWCHVMEKESFENHDIADIMNEWFVCIKIDREERPDLDQIYMDAVQQMGVHGGWPLNVFLTPETKPFWGGTYFRPEQWHQVLREIAKAYRHNKAELLRSAEAFTEGLQRTETEKYKLFAQENPTFDIATLKAPFERLAQQFDHQHGGLQRAANKFPMPSLYLFLLRYFAFTDDKQAFQHLNTTLTEMAYGGIYDHLGGGFARYSVDSQWFVPHFEKMLYDNAQLISLYSEAFTVTSDKLYRGVVFETINFVKRELMSSEGGFYSALDADSEGEEGKFYVWEQAEIEQILGNDAQLFLEYYNVDEEGNWEHGKNILHRRLPDSMFAQLHGVSKSDLFAHVSACSKILLQHRASRVRPSLDDKILASWNGLMLKGLVDAYRAFDEPLMLKMALDNARFLKEKMTDGQQLFHSYKNGKTSIKGFLEDYAAVIQGYVALYQATFDETWLLEAKNLMAFAVQEFYDETDKFFFFTARNAERLIADKKELFDSVIPASNSIMAHNLYALGTLLYIPDYVQKAETMLSSVVKMLETDLQYVSNWASLYLCAAKSVAEVAIVGKNAQRLRRDLDKVYIPNKVVAGSVQGSDLPLLENRLVEGQTLVYVCKNHACQQPVASVQEALKQILV; from the coding sequence ATGAAACACACGCCCAATCGCCTTATCAACGAGAGCAGTCCGTATTTGCTGCAACACGCCTATAACCCCGTACAATGGTATCCGTGGGGAAAAGAAGCCCTTGACTTGGCCGCTTCGCAGGACAAACCCATTTTGGTAAGTATCGGCTATGCTGCTTGCCATTGGTGTCATGTAATGGAAAAAGAATCTTTTGAAAATCATGATATTGCCGACATCATGAACGAGTGGTTTGTTTGTATCAAAATAGACCGCGAAGAACGCCCCGACCTCGATCAAATCTACATGGATGCCGTACAACAAATGGGCGTACATGGCGGCTGGCCGCTCAACGTGTTCCTTACGCCCGAAACCAAACCGTTTTGGGGCGGCACGTATTTCAGACCCGAACAATGGCATCAAGTTTTGCGCGAAATAGCCAAAGCCTACCGCCATAACAAAGCAGAATTATTACGTTCGGCGGAAGCCTTTACGGAAGGTTTGCAGCGCACCGAAACGGAAAAATACAAGCTCTTTGCCCAAGAAAATCCGACATTTGATATAGCGACGCTAAAAGCTCCGTTTGAGCGATTGGCGCAGCAGTTCGATCACCAGCATGGCGGTTTGCAACGCGCCGCCAACAAATTCCCGATGCCGTCGCTGTACTTGTTTTTGCTCCGATACTTTGCTTTTACCGACGACAAACAAGCCTTTCAACACCTAAACACGACCCTGACGGAAATGGCTTACGGTGGAATTTATGACCATTTGGGTGGTGGATTTGCTCGTTATTCTGTTGATAGCCAGTGGTTTGTTCCCCATTTTGAAAAAATGCTGTACGATAATGCCCAACTCATTAGCTTGTATTCGGAGGCCTTTACGGTTACATCGGACAAGCTGTACAGAGGCGTGGTTTTTGAAACTATCAATTTTGTAAAAAGAGAATTGATGAGTTCGGAAGGCGGTTTTTATTCGGCCTTAGACGCTGATTCGGAAGGAGAGGAGGGTAAATTTTATGTTTGGGAGCAGGCAGAAATAGAACAAATATTGGGAAATGATGCGCAGCTTTTCTTGGAATATTATAATGTGGATGAAGAAGGCAATTGGGAACACGGCAAAAATATTTTGCATCGTCGCTTGCCCGACTCGATGTTTGCGCAGTTGCATGGCGTAAGCAAATCGGATTTGTTTGCACACGTGTCGGCTTGCAGCAAAATTCTGCTTCAACATCGCGCCTCGCGTGTGCGTCCTTCGCTCGACGACAAGATTTTGGCTTCGTGGAATGGCCTCATGCTCAAAGGTTTGGTAGATGCGTATCGCGCTTTTGATGAGCCGCTTATGCTCAAAATGGCCTTGGATAATGCCCGTTTCCTGAAAGAAAAAATGACCGATGGCCAGCAACTTTTCCATAGCTACAAAAACGGAAAAACGAGCATCAAGGGCTTTTTGGAAGATTACGCCGCCGTGATTCAGGGCTATGTGGCACTGTATCAGGCTACTTTTGATGAAACGTGGTTGTTGGAGGCCAAAAACCTGATGGCTTTTGCGGTACAGGAATTTTACGACGAAACAGACAAATTCTTTTTCTTCACGGCACGCAACGCCGAGCGGCTCATCGCCGACAAAAAAGAGTTGTTCGATAGCGTAATTCCTGCTTCCAACTCAATTATGGCGCATAACCTGTACGCGCTTGGCACGCTGTTGTACATTCCTGACTACGTGCAAAAAGCCGAAACCATGCTTTCGAGCGTGGTAAAAATGCTTGAAACGGATTTGCAATATGTGTCCAATTGGGCAAGTTTGTATTTGTGCGCGGCCAAATCGGTGGCGGAAGTGGCCATCGTCGGCAAAAATGCACAGCGTTTGCGCCGCGATTTAGACAAAGTGTATATTCCTAATAAAGTAGTGGCCGGTTCGGTGCAAGGAAGTGATTTGCCTTTGTTGGAAAATAGGTTGGTGGAAGGGCAAACCTTGGTGTATGTATGCAAAAATCACGCGTGCCAACAGCCTGTGGCTTCAGTGCAAGAAGCCTTGAAGCAAATTTTGGTGTAG
- a CDS encoding DUF4476 domain-containing protein: protein MKKLVLSFVLVLAALQIFAMPASATFSSNGGQLLHVYFDGKLLNSAAAPFVRTPIVRDGQHNVTLRIYAANGSVGDYQTSVMLEGGFETNFYARKTGRRGFEFVKTDMVALAPPTPTPQPPHNGGHGGGHHGHDGNNNGGGYNNGGGYGNNNGNGGGGYNNGGGYGNNNGNGGGYHNTNGGGYGNNNGGGYNNSPNIMPAQTLQALQNSIQHESFDNTKLLVAQQALRGGYLIYTQDVKSIMNQFTFEKTRLEFAKFAYAYTYDRQNYFQVNDAFQFSSSVRDLNRFLEGR from the coding sequence ATGAAAAAGTTAGTCCTATCATTCGTTTTAGTTTTGGCCGCTTTACAAATATTTGCGATGCCAGCTTCTGCCACATTTTCTTCTAACGGAGGGCAATTATTGCATGTATATTTTGATGGCAAATTGCTCAACTCAGCCGCTGCGCCTTTCGTGCGTACGCCAATAGTAAGAGACGGGCAACACAACGTAACCTTACGCATTTATGCAGCCAACGGCAGCGTAGGAGACTACCAAACCAGCGTAATGCTTGAAGGTGGTTTTGAAACTAATTTTTATGCACGCAAAACTGGCCGTAGAGGTTTTGAATTTGTAAAAACAGACATGGTAGCCCTTGCGCCTCCAACGCCAACTCCACAACCTCCACACAACGGCGGACACGGCGGTGGTCATCACGGACATGACGGCAATAATAACGGTGGCGGTTACAATAATGGCGGCGGCTATGGTAATAATAATGGAAATGGCGGCGGTGGTTACAATAATGGCGGCGGTTATGGCAATAACAATGGAAATGGTGGTGGCTATCACAATACCAATGGTGGTGGCTATGGCAATAATAACGGTGGTGGCTATAACAATTCGCCTAACATTATGCCAGCTCAAACGTTGCAAGCCTTACAGAATAGCATTCAGCATGAGTCTTTCGACAATACAAAACTTTTGGTAGCACAACAGGCTTTGCGCGGCGGCTACTTGATTTATACGCAAGATGTTAAGTCGATTATGAATCAATTTACTTTTGAAAAAACACGCCTTGAGTTTGCAAAATTTGCGTATGCTTATACTTACGACCGCCAAAACTATTTTCAAGTAAACGATGCTTTTCAGTTTTCGTCAAGCGTTAGAGACCTGAATCGTTTTTTGGAAGGACGCTAA
- a CDS encoding BrxA/BrxB family bacilliredoxin, with the protein MYPEHLVAPMRQDLVAVGFQELKTPAEVDSTLAEKEGTTLVVINSVCGCAAGAARPGVKLALQRSEKKPTRLTTVFAGVDKDAVQKVREYTVPYPPSSPAIALFRGDQLIHFVERHHIEGRSAEMIAQHLGQVFEEFCA; encoded by the coding sequence ATGTATCCAGAGCATTTAGTAGCTCCTATGCGCCAAGATTTGGTGGCGGTAGGTTTTCAAGAACTCAAAACACCTGCCGAAGTAGATAGCACTTTGGCCGAAAAAGAAGGTACAACTTTGGTTGTGATTAATTCGGTGTGCGGTTGCGCAGCTGGTGCGGCTCGCCCAGGGGTGAAATTGGCTTTGCAACGCAGCGAGAAAAAACCAACTCGCCTTACAACGGTGTTTGCGGGTGTGGACAAAGACGCTGTGCAAAAAGTGCGTGAATATACAGTTCCGTATCCGCCATCTTCGCCAGCTATTGCGCTTTTCAGAGGTGATCAGCTGATCCATTTTGTAGAGCGTCATCACATCGAAGGCCGTTCGGCAGAGATGATTGCCCAACATTTAGGACAAGTTTTTGAAGAATTTTGCGCGTAA
- a CDS encoding ABC transporter ATP-binding protein, translated as MIVIRDLSKKYGTNEVLKNINIQFDNGKVYGIVGENGAGKTTLFRCIADLESYEGEISSSLKPIKNNLGLLLTELFFFPKITGKEYIQLLCNARSIKIADIESKNVFDLPLNQYAVTYSTGMQKKLALTAILLQNNEYFIFDEPFNGVDIQSNIVITEIIHQLKKLDKIVIISSHIFSTLSNTCDEIHLLSNGCFVKSVLKADFPILEAEMKEVAIGKKIEKLGLK; from the coding sequence ATGATAGTAATCAGAGATTTGTCTAAAAAATATGGAACTAATGAAGTTCTTAAAAATATCAATATACAATTTGATAACGGAAAAGTATATGGAATCGTTGGTGAAAATGGCGCAGGAAAAACAACTTTATTTAGATGTATTGCCGATTTGGAAAGCTATGAGGGTGAAATAAGTTCAAGTCTTAAACCAATTAAAAATAACCTAGGTTTGTTACTAACAGAGCTTTTCTTTTTCCCAAAAATTACGGGCAAGGAATATATACAATTGCTTTGCAACGCAAGGAGCATAAAAATAGCTGATATAGAAAGTAAAAATGTTTTTGATTTACCATTAAATCAATATGCTGTTACGTATTCTACGGGAATGCAAAAGAAGCTAGCACTGACTGCTATTTTATTGCAAAATAATGAGTATTTCATATTTGACGAACCCTTTAATGGAGTAGATATACAAAGTAATATTGTAATTACAGAAATAATTCATCAACTAAAAAAACTCGATAAAATAGTCATTATTTCATCTCATATATTTTCTACCTTGAGTAATACCTGCGATGAAATACATTTATTGAGTAACGGATGTTTTGTAAAGTCTGTTCTAAAAGCGGACTTTCCTATATTGGAAGCCGAAATGAAAGAGGTAGCTATAGGAAAAAAAATCGAAAAATTAGGTTTAAAATAA
- a CDS encoding endonuclease V encodes MILAFDTYYFDTKAKTICVAFDNWTNEENFDVYSELTEIAGDYQSGQFYKRELPCILSLLKKNTFKNIEFIIIDGYVYLDDNEKFGLGGHLFDALGGKIPIIGVAKTNFATIDKNKQQILRGKSIKPLYITSIGMDVREAARLIEQMKGQNRIPDLLKKLDILTKEKN; translated from the coding sequence ATGATTTTAGCATTTGACACATATTATTTTGATACCAAAGCCAAAACTATTTGCGTAGCATTTGACAATTGGACAAACGAAGAGAACTTTGATGTATATTCAGAATTAACTGAAATCGCTGGAGATTATCAATCAGGACAATTTTATAAAAGAGAACTCCCTTGTATATTGTCGCTACTTAAAAAAAATACATTTAAGAATATTGAATTTATTATTATAGACGGCTATGTCTATTTAGATGACAACGAAAAATTTGGCTTGGGAGGGCATTTATTTGACGCACTTGGCGGAAAAATACCGATTATTGGAGTAGCTAAGACTAATTTTGCAACAATTGATAAAAACAAGCAGCAAATTTTAAGAGGGAAAAGCATTAAACCACTTTATATTACTTCTATTGGCATGGATGTTAGAGAAGCGGCAAGGTTAATAGAACAAATGAAAGGGCAAAATAGAATACCTGATTTGCTAAAAAAATTGGACATATTAACGAAAGAAAAAAACTGA